A genomic segment from Clarias gariepinus isolate MV-2021 ecotype Netherlands chromosome 11, CGAR_prim_01v2, whole genome shotgun sequence encodes:
- the rnf26 gene encoding E3 ubiquitin-protein ligase RNF26 — MGLLHFVFSAFGKCIDLICLLLDVNYMVVNSLVRLFAALIHLIGTLPTLLTNSLLECVDLCLFCAITMMDGMTAVTHNVIGGWMQLLGGLLESCKMMGYLSTHVLLRTKELLHRGLLSGQGLLRQICEGCGIVFSLLLYFINTIVNLLLIGTQNLYALLLGMVEAVASPLQKALELALTVLTFFYSTLVGTSLLLWTPCRLAVEFLSSLGQLLISIFLLNSYGLLLTIAIILSAAVYLNPALCQSVVQRITDYVNLAPALQRLQRTRQRLYLLERHLWQGIAWVHSRLGLWMTLAGRGTIATEDGTVQDVNPQREDPTEREETRGENAGDEPQAQPPPPPPPPPPAPELLERTHPSCSSRKPLRKMASEDSCKAPPTENLLTLLQEQEERKKCVICQDSTKTVVLLPCRHLCLCRDCTNILMRQPIYQHNCPLCRHMILQTMDVYL, encoded by the coding sequence ATGGGTTTGCTTCACTTTGTCTTCAGCGCCTTTGGAAAATGCATTGATCTCATCTGCCTGCTTTTGGACGTCAATTACATGGTAGTGAACTCCTTGGTCCGGTTATTCGCAGCGCTCATCCATCTGATCGGCACTCTCCCCACGCTGCTCACTAATTCACTGTTGGAATGTGTGGATCTCTGTCTGTTCTGCGCAATCACCATGATGGACGGAATGACCGCCGTGACCCACAACGTGATCGGAGGCTGGATGCAGCTCCTTGGCGGATTGCTTGAAAGCTGTAAGATGATGGGCTACCTTTCCACGCATGTACTGCTGCGCACCAAAGAGCTTCTGCACCGGGGGCTGCTCTCCGGACAAGGCCTGCTGCGGCAGATCTGTGAGGGCTGCGGCATCGTGTTTAGCCTTTTGCTTTACTTCATCAACACCATCGTTAATCTCCTTCTCATTGGGACGCAGAACCTGTACGCCTTGCTGCTCGGCATGGTCGAAGCTGTAGCCAGCCCTTTACAGAAAGCCCTCGAGTTGGCCTTGACTGTCCTTACGTTCTTCTACAGCACATTGGTGGGCACCTCACTTCTGCTCTGGACACCGTGCAGACTTGCCGTGGAGTTTTTGAGCTCTCTAGGACAACTCTTGATCAGCATCTTTTTGCTGAACTCCTATGGGCTCCTGTTAACCATAGCCATAATCTTAAGTGCCGCTGTGTACCTGAATCCTGCTTTATGTCAGAGTGTAGTTCAGCGAATAACTGACTATGTTAACTTGGCGCCCGCTTTGCAACGGCTCCAGAGAACGCGACAGCGGTTGTACTTGCTGGAAAGACACTTGTGGCAGGGTATAGCCTGGGTGCACAGTCGTCTTGGGCTTTGGATGACGCTCGCAGGAAGGGGGACTATCGCAACTGAAGATGGGACAGTTCAGGATGTCAACCCGCAACGGGAAGACCCTACCGAAAGAGAAGAAACTAGGGGTGAGAATGCGGGAGACGAACCCCAGGCGCAACCGCCACCTCCACCGCCGCCACCACCACCTGCTCCTGAACTCCTAGAGCGGACACATCCCAGTTGCAGCTCACGGAAACCTCTGCGGAAAATGGCGTCAGAGGACAGCTGCAAAGCTCCTCCCACTGAGAACCTGCTCACGCTCCTTCAAGAGCAGGAGGAGAGAAAGAAGTGTGTCATATGCCAGGACAGCACCAAGACCGTTGTGCTTCTGCCATGCCGCCACTTATGCTTATGCAGAGACTGCACCAACATCTTGATGCGCCAGCCCATCTACCAGCACAACTGCCCACTGTGTCGCCACATGATCCTTCAGACTATGGATGTCTATCTTTAA